atatacacataatattactcatggGTAACAATCGcattcatgtatatatatttctatcGAATTGCATCAATTGAAACTTAAGAAGTTCCTAATTTAAATCAAAGTGCGTGGCCTGAACTTCAACCATTATTGCAAGCACTTATTTGCATTTTTATCTACCCGTATTAAACTTATGTATGACAAATTTAgtacatttaaattataatggtACATTTAATTAACTACAAAATATgctttgatatatgatatatgttGACATGCTTCTCATTGCAAAAAAGCATGAGAGTCGCTTTCTTTTCATGCATTGCAAAAAGTCGCTTTAGCTCTGTAAAGGCAGAGATGGATGAACTGCCCACATTTAATTCAGACTTAAGTTTCAATTTGTTCAAGTAAAATTCATCGTCGTACCAGGCATGTGATTAGTTGAAAACGTACGAGCAATTGCTTTTATTAAAGACACGCCAtcttttatttgcttttttaaATGTTACGCTTTTACTTGGCTGGATCCAAACAGCTGATTAAGAGAATTTTTGGGTCCATGTGAGCGGTGACTTTTCCCTTTCAAAAAGGGTTCGGACCAACACTGTTATTAGTTTAAACCTACCTAAagtaacaatatatatatatattatataatatttatataaattattaatcatgATCCATCCATCATCTGCCAGTAGCTATACTGCGCGCCTCCAAGTTGAGGAACCCAATGGTCCAATTGACCGTTGGGTTGGCGCACTGGGCAGGCtccataaattaaaacaatgatTTATCAACAATAGCCGTTGCTGGTCTGTCAGGTCTGCTATGAAAGTTATTTAGTAGCCGTTGAAAGTGGTAACACTTGCAGAAAATATGCCAAAAATAGTAATATAAGCAAGCAAATAGACATACCAAGCAATAATGTTATTCAACTCAAGTAACCAAGTGATTTGGGTGCCCATTTCATATTTGCCTTCTGAGAAGGttttaccctaaaaaaattataaacctaAATTGTGtggaaaataatagaaaatggCACCCCTATCACTACCTAAATCAAAGGATAGATTAATGACTCATGAAAGATGCCAACCTCAAAGACTGACACTTGGGAACTTGCACGATCCATGGCctgcaaaattaaataataaacaaatattaactataaataataaaatacttgattaaaattatataatgatatatctatattttattaatgttgaaaattttatagCATAATTAAAACTACTCACTTGGATCCTTAATTGTTTGGGTAGCCAGCCCATCAAAGTAACAAGTTCCGCCTAGGGGTCTAAACTGAGCCCAATACGAGCTAAACGCATAGCTGGCATGCCATTTCAACGAATCGGGTTTAAAGCAGGCCTTTCCGGGTTGGATCAGGTCACAAGTTTTATTCCCCTGTGAACATGCATATGATAGAGCCGACTCCAACTTCTTAGTATTAGCCTTCTCAGCCGCAACACACCAAATCTTTCCTTTATATGGCTCATTGTTAGTCGGCTTAGGCAATGGCTTGTACACTTCTGTCGGTGTCTCTCCACTTAAATCTATTTCATACACCTCTGTTTTGTTCGGATAAAATACCCCGAAATGCCTCTCCGTACCCGGACCCGGTTTCTGATTCTCGTTGTATAgcgaaaaaataaaagaaggtaTAACCCAACCGGGTCGAGCGGGGGTGCCAATGGGTGGTGTGGCGGTTAGTTTTTTGACGATATTCCGATTGTAAGTGGCAGCATTGTAAATATTAGCTCCAATCTGGTCATAATCTCCGCCATTGGGCCAACCCGTTTCGGCAATCCAAATACGGATGTCGGGGTATCCAAGTCTTTTCATAGCAAAAATGAGAGCATCTACCATTTGATCAAAGAGGTTGGTGTAAGTCAAGTGGGTGACTGGATCGGTGTAGGTAATATTTGTAGCTTGGAAAAGTGCGTAATCAAGATTAATGTTTTTAGGGTCGGAAATCCAAGGAAAATACGTGTAAACGTCTGCGAAAAAGAAAGATTTCGTCCGGTTCAAGAATTGCAACATCGGTTTCATGATAGAATCCGAAACATCGGACCGGAAGGTCCCGTTTGAGGGTGGAAAGGACGATTGCAGGACGTCCATGGCTAACGGTGTCCCTACTTTAATCTTTCGGGCTCCATGGGTTTTTAAGGAACGTCTGATTTTTCGCATCGCAGGTACGAGGCTTGACCAGGTTAAGTTATCGGGGGAGCTAAGGATTTCGTTTCCGACAAGGAGATATCGGATTTTGGTATCGGGGTAATAAGGGAGGACGTATTTTTTGACCCATTTGTCGGCAAGAGTTTGACTTGAGGAAATGTTGACTATGAGATTGTTGGGGACCATGATTGAAGCTTGAAGGTCTGTGCTCTTGAGGGCTTTGAGGATCTTTGGATTGGCATCGTAGATTTTGACACGTGATGCTTTCAGGGATTGAATGAGCTTCACCGAGTCTGATGGAGATGGAAGGTTGTTCCCCAGTTGACCATAGCATATCCCGACTTTGCTCGAGATCTCAGCACCTGATGAAAACAAAAAGCAATGAAAATGAACCAACAAACAAAACCCATATCATCCACTTTGATCAGATTTGTAGAAGAAAAGAACTCACTTGAAATAGAAAACAGGAGACTGAAGGCGACGAAGAAGAGATGACCAAGGCCCATCTGCTCTAATGGTGGTATCTAAAGCTTACTTCAGTAGAATTGCCAAAAGATTCAAGTAAGAAGTGTTTGGCAAGAGGGTTGGTAAGAAATTAAAGAACCCTTGAAACGAAGAATCGCTTTAATTAAAGACCGTGTAGTCGGATATTGAACGGATTGGAAAATGTGTCACTGGTTGGGAATAATGAAATGGAAGTTTTTCTCATTCTCTTCGGCCTTCGTCTTTTTAAACAGGCGAAGAAGTATAGAAGTAAGGAAGTatagaaataaagaaatgatAGTGTGGTGCGCGAGAGAATCAGGTCACATGGGTGAGCCAATttgtaaagaaagaaaagttaaaaaaagattGGGGTTTTTTATGGGTTCAGATTGTGACTTTAAGAAAGGGTACGTAGATGCCAAAAAGTGCAAATAGCCGTTCCGGGGCTTCCTGGTTACGCTGTTGTTTCGTGTTGCGTGGTGGGTTTAGACTTTAGAGTCATTGGCATTTCACAAACCACGCTGCTGTGTcttggaagatgaagaaagtAATCTTCCGTTTAGGAAAGTTAAAATGGGAGAAGGGCAAGCCATACCTATCTGTCGCTGCCTTTTGCGAACAATTTTTATGTGCTTATTGCTTGTACGAATCACTGCAGTTAATTTCAAAATGccaaaaatattgagataaCCGTCGATAATAATCTGATTGgactttaaaaaaaacaatcagagatttttttttaaggttacaCGCACGCACGTTGAGGGAATTTGGTGGGATTTGTTGGGATTTGGATGAAATAGGTATATCAAATATTAGACTTTGAAataatcaaatctcaattaggCATCTCTTGAGATAAAAAGTAAGGTTAAACCTAACTTGTTGAAGATACGGGAATTTTGTAGAAGTTCATCTACTCCTTCACTTGCAGAGGATTCATATTAATGCATTTAACTTAATCCCAGATTCAACTTTGTTAAGTGCATGATAACTTGAATTTGACTTTTATGTTCCCAATTAAGGAAGTCGTAAAGCCACTTGAATGCTTGAGCATGTGATCCAAtccaaaaaatggaaaaactcGTGACTCTATACAAATATTTGCttattcaaactttaaattgaaggaatatttattatattttaattcaaaaagttGCCAACATAATCATTAGTATCAGAAATCATGAGACAATGAATTTCTCACATTCAACATGAACTGACTGacaaaagaatatttaattttatcttgtaAATTAGATCTGTTTACATTACAATTATTAAGTTAATCTGACCCTCGAACCCGCTCTAAAATTAGAGTCCGAATAGTTTAGTGGAAAAggtggattaaaaaaaaaatcaaattgttgaaaatgaactttccaataattttttagcaTACGGTGGTTAAGATTGGATTTAAAGTAAACTTATTTAAGTTTGATAtgagttttgtttaaatatgAGTTTGATATACACAAATTCGAGTTtaaacctaaaataaaatatatttataattttttttaaacgatATTGCACAAATCATAAGggaatcaaatttgaacaaacGAGTTTGGTGAGTTTGAGGTAAGTTTAATTTGTCTATACGAgttaaacacaaattatcaatCTATGAAATAAGTTGAATACAAATGAGCTATTCTCCACAATAGGCAACTGCTAGTTGagccttaaaaaaataaggatattgattaaaataatcatttattttaccccatatatatatatatatatatatatatatatatatatatatatatatatatatatataaaatcattttttttcttattatacaaatataatcacttttaaattaattttcttttgaaataagGAGATTATAAGATTTGAGATTAATCAGATGGGTTGACTGGCCAACTAACCATCGGACAACCTTTCCACAATCAAAGtcatcaaaaatttttatattattatctcaTTTCAcctcatatttcaattttgattagataagtaaatgaattttatatcttaattaagtgagtatatgtttgattgaaTAAGTTTTAGCTAGATAaatataaactctaaaaatattttatattttacattatatttgtttaatgaaaaaaactctttatatataaaaaaattattttaacaatatcttataaagtaagttttatcatatttaaatttgattcatccAAATCCCATCGTAATGATGAAGTAATCTCGGAAGACATTcttgttattaattttaaataaggaGGGGGCGTGTTAGATGGAGACTCCaaacaaatttgtaattgatGTCATGTATAAGTGTTGGTTGGTTAGCAAAATGAAGGATGTTAAGTAAGCCATGTTTCCAAGTTTGAACTAATGGAATCGTCTATTGGCCaagaaagtaataaaatatgccATTCTTCAAGCTACTGCGTCACAGAGCCTACACACTCTAGCCACGAGAAAAAGACGTGAAGATTCTCAGGCAATCGTGCTCGTTCAACTTCAATTTAATTagcaaaacttaatttttaaaaagccaaATGATCAtgtcccacctaaggtttgatgtaaatataatttttcgtatattaattatcaaaaatctaaatatatatccatctattaaattttattgttatttttaagaataaaattattattttttataaatatttaaaaatacaaaaaaattattacattttcccttcaaaaaaattaaaaaatataataatttttttttctatttaaattttgaagaatcAACATTTTCTCGTAAAGTTTTTTCAACCATCATTGTTGACAATGTTTTCCTCTCTCTTGACTTCTCTCCCATTGGTGTTTTATTTTTGGTCATCATCGACTGATAAAATAAACCAACAAAAATGAATCGATCGTCTCCAAATAAAGACGACGCTTCATCATTGGTTGAGAGACGACAATGCATCATTTTCATCTGAGATAAAGACATTTCGTTTTTAACTTTGACGAAGATGAATCGTGTCTTCATCTGGAGACGATCGATGATGATCAAAAATAGAGTACCACTAAGAGAGAAatagggagagagagagaacaccACCATCGTCATGGTCTCTGGCTGCCAACAATgcactaaaaaaatttatggggaaataaaagtttttcaaacttcaggtgtGAAGAATTTATTAGGTTTTAAATCTGAGggtgaaaatatgataaatttttaaaaatatttttgttaaataagaattttatctctaatagtaatagtaaaatttaataaatatgtgtataattaaatttttaataattaacaaataaaaagttAGATTGTACCAAACcttgagtgagaaatagtcattcggCCTTTAAAAAATGAGTGTCACTGAATTGGATAAAAGTTCGACGGCCCCAACCAATGACCCAGACCAGACTTCAGCCACGTCTTTATGTTAACTGCAACCGTTTCAACAGGGCTAAGCCACTAAGGAAAAAAAGGCCCAGCCCAGAAATCTGTCCTAGTTAAAAGTGTACCGTATGCTGACCTCATTATGACGCCACttattttctagttttttttattacagaatatgaataataatatgttatgtgAGTggataattctaaattaaacatataataatattttattgtataattaatatttaaaataaatatacataacattactcattattatatttttaatttttagtgcATCCTTAATTCCATtcttaaaaactcaaaatttatctatttcCTCCAGGTACCCTAAATTCCCACCACTGCCTCCATCCATGGTCTATCCAGTATTTTATCACTACCGCCCCATCTATTTCTCACTCAACCTACTtaatctaatttgaataaaaacttTCTTTGAATAACAATTCAAAACCTAGATCAACATCTCAAACCCAACTTCACCCCATTCAATGTCATCTATGTCTTGCAAGCATAATTCAACCCCAATCTTGCCCTCAACATCTTTCGATGGATGACCCAACAACATAAATATAAGCATAACCACAAAACTTATAAcataatgattatatttttaatattcgaAACTAAAACCTTGATTTGAATATGATATAGTTGGTAATAGTCAAATGTTTATTCTTCAATATAATTGCATAATTAGATTTTGTTATGGCGAAAACTATTAATCAATCATGTTTTTGACTAgtataataaaatgttgaaattaaataattgcgAGCTCACACTTGAGATAGACACTTTCTTATTGAATTTATTGCTTAAGAGGTTTGTTATGTTTATTTGCACGGAATGTTGGATTTTGGGATTAAAAACATGTAATCACAACAAAAATTATCAACAGAAACCTCAaagtattttgtaattttaattacaataagGAGAGATAAATAATCCATGATTGCCCAATAATTTACGGTGAAACCAAATAGTGTTATGATGGgtggaaaatgaattttttaaacttaaaggatAGAAAATTGCTTCATCAAAGTTTGCGTGGGAGTCATTCGGCCTGGATAAAATTCgtagaaagaaatttttttctacttaaccaatatatacatattgcTTAGTTTATATACAAGACTTACAGTTACAGCTGTGCAGAATTTAATGGGCCAAGGGCCGTCTTTTATGGGTTGACCACATTGAAGTCCACAACCCACTACTCGAGTCCATTGTTTACGATAAATTTCAAGACAAAGAGAGAAAGAGCGTGAGCGAGAGAGGAAGACTAGCAGGATGAGTTTCAACTCTGTTATGAAGACCGCCgccacaattttatttttgttggttGTTTCGACATTAGGTATTAACCATTTGTTTTTACGGTTTTGTTTGTGATCAATGGTTattagatttttgttttaagttaACATAATTTTTGTTCAGATCGGATCATttaccaaataaaatttttctttgaatatAGAATTGTATCACAAATTCAATTCCATTAAtgtgttaattttatttctttttcagtttctgCGAAGAAGTCGGGCGATGTTACAGAGTTACAGATTGGTGTAAAGGTAAACCCTCTCGTGTAATTAGATACCTTAATTGCTTTAGACGGgttaatatgttttattttttaagtgtttgCGGTTATGCCACTGTTTACTTTTTATCTTCCTCACTTTAGATTCATATCATACAAGTCTTGGATATTCTTTCACTGGCATGATATTCTTCTTTGATGTTTGTATAGATTTTGGTTTTcagtttcaaaataatataattttgctCAACAACATTGCTGTTTGCTTTCTATTCTTCAGCACAAGCCTAAATCCTGTGACATTCAGGCCCACAAAGGTGATAGAGTCAAAGTACATTATCGGGTAAGTTATATGCATATACGGATTCCCTTTATTTTTGTGGAATAAATGAACCTTCAACCATTACTCCTAATGAATCACTAGAAATCTTTTAGACGACCAACCATTTACAGTGATTTGTTTATGCAAATATACTTTAAACTTgtcatattaatttatcttttttgaattttcttcccTTGAATTTAACCATGCAGTTGAATGAACTTATTTTATACCCACATAGTTCTTGATCTAGAGTACATTTATCTATCCCTGCAGGGAAAACTCACAGATGGAACTGTTTTTGATTCGAGCTTCGAAAGAGGTGATCcaatcgagtttgagcttggcAGTGGCCAAGTTATCAAAGGTGTGTATGTGTTCAAAATTTACTCTGTTTCACTGAATTCTTgtctttatattcttttttttttaatttgcatatGCCGAGCTTGTTTGATGTATTGAAGTTAAtgatgcttaaaaaaaaaaaaaaattctttgtaGGTTGGGACCAAGGACTGTTAGGAATGTGTGTAGGTGAGAAGCGAAAGTTGAAAATCCCTTCAAAGATGGGTTACGGGGATCATGGCTCTCCCCCTAAAATTCCAGgtaatattatttcttatccTTTTGTCTCTAAATCTCTTGCCAGTCATTGCAATTAATAATGTTATAGTGGTGTCTTTGTAAGTGCGATAATTGGAAGATTTTTCATTTCTATATGTAGCTAAGTAAGGAATACCCTCCTTCAATGaaacatgttttaaaaaaataataataataataataaggatGAGTGGGTTCGGAGACCTTACCATAAAAGTGGGAACCAAAACGACCTACCTAGTCGGTTTTGGTTATACCTGGTATTATCTTGAGTAGGAACACcttaatttttttgggttacACAGCACAAAGAAAGAACAATCAAAAAGCTTGTACAATTACCTTTTTAGTTAATGTAGAAGTTGAGAGATGAATGGCTCTttactatatataaatcttgatGCTGGTGTTTGAGCggtgaaataattattttggatcAGAGCTTttactctctctttctctccttgtatatttttcttccttttcctcCTCACTCATTTCTGGCCTTTACTCTGTTTTTTTTGGCCTCTCAAAACACCACAGATACTAAAAACACTGCTGTGCCATGTGCACACTTTTTCTATGAAACAATGACAGCTGTTAGTGGTAGGCCCATGCTTGGCCTGGAGAGGCTGGCCTTCCAGACCAAAGTTATCATAACCCCAGAATTTGATTTCACTGTTCACAGTCTACCACTGCAACTCTGTTAGAGTCTATTGCTTTGGGCCTGGTTGATGTCCCCATCACGCTACTGGTTGGCTgcaatttttttagattttggtTATTTAACTTTTGGaacaaaacgacattgttttattaCATTGTATTTGGAAAAAAAGGGTGTCTAATTGGGTACCTCAAATTTGTTCTAGATCCAGTTCTTGGGTCAGTTGAAATTGAAACCTACCTGAACAGTTCCAGTAccacaaaaatcaaatttgaaacttACCTGGGATAAGCTGGTTCCGGAACTGAAACGTTGGATACCCGGTAGTTTGGGTTCCTTGTGGCTTCCAAGCTCATTTTGCACTGCTCTAATAATGTTAGAATTGCAGCTACTTTAGTTAGTGCACCAAGtgaaaaatgattcaattaggttattgaatttgaaagtcTAGAAGGATGGATTTTGCTGTTAATACTGCTTTAATATAATTCCATTTTAGTGCTTCTAGATGACGATGACCAAGAGGTCTGGTTTCTAGCcttaatgatattattaatgcAGTAAAAATATATTCTGGAGCATTGATCTTTAGCACATTTGATTTTATCTGATGTATCTGAATAGTTGATAAGAGTTAATAAGTGATTGTCTGAAAAACACAGGTGGAGCAACACTGATCTTTGACACAGAGCTTGTCGCTGTAAATGGGAAACCATCAAGCGAGGATGGTGAGCTGTAGTCATCAGTCAAAGGAGCagatttcactttttttttttccttttacgtACATCTTTCATGTTTGGTAGGCTAAAACTAGATTTGAGTCTCGGGTTATGCCAAACTATTTAATTATGGAGCTTAACATGGGAGAAAGTTATGTGATCATGCCacataattattgtgtttggatAAGAAATCTTCATTGCCTAAGCAGTGAAGAATGAACTGAAGTTTAAGATAAATGGAGTTGGACAATCAGTGTAATGAACTATTGCTGCTTTTTTCATATAAGATTGATCAAATAAGGATTTCCACTATGTTATTCATTTCTCGATCTCAAAAGGGAAATTTTGTTTACTAATATTCAGTGTTGCGTCTGATGAGATTTCATTATCAATACCTCTGATCTCATTTGTGCAGGTGGATCATGCACATGAGCAtgcattatatattatatcaaatgtcCTCTTTTCACATTCTCAGTATCTACTCAGGTTCAGTCTCTCTTCCCCGCTCCCCGAACTGgctttcatctttctaaagGACATTCTTACTATCTACTTCTCGCACCTTTCTATCATTGCCTTTGCCCCCAAAATCTCTCATCAACCCAAGTCACCAAACCTGTCATCGCCTTGGCCACCTCAACCATCTCATGCAGGTCCTTGTTCATCTCCGTATTGTTCTTATTGACGACTCCTTGTACACTTGAACACTTTAATGTTACAACTTCGgctattaatttatctaattcgGCGGCCGCTTTCACTGTTGCGAAACAATTTAGAAAGTGGATGGTGTGTTATTGATTTATCAAAgcttatttttcataaaatcagAGGCACAGTTAAAATATTGAGCTTGCTATGATGCCAATGATCGAGCAGGAATCAGTggcccttttttttaattatttaaatttaaggaaATAAATATGACAACTATACATCTTTCATATTAACTTtcgggaaattataataaatagtcaaaattaagggggtttaagtgaaattgcccaaaacattcagattaaagcaaaaatgttcaacttttgtgaaatgttgaaactgcccctatatataagcACAGCAAATTTCCTAGGTTCTCATGGTAATCTTTGGGTATTTCACTGTTTAAAAACAGTGGAAAATTCGAAATTTTCCCCTGTCCCATAGTCATCCCACGGTCGCCCAGATTTTTGGCAATTTTCGTGCTATtcggcaaccgcaaatggcaaagaacgTTAGCATGTCTTCCGTCATcatgtttgaatcaagttattgttcatattattgagatttgagtgagattttgcggtttgaaactttagggttttgattttgaacaatgcttgaaatgttttgattattggttgttttcattgaattggttgaagggttttgtgttataggctatgtggatttgatttgtgttgaaattggaggtcgAACGACTaatttttggccgaaaaatCCTTTCGAAGCAATCGACAGTTCGACCGTGGGAACAatgtttcccacggtcaaacactatattttttaaatattttttttaccccatacaattacctaacattgcattGACCATCCTtttatgttgtctcatatcaaaatacatctatctattcctaaaatttcatttataatgctcttacaatgtttaatatcaaaatgccccctattttaataacatttcatttgacccctcataattatctctttatttatttaacaaccttgtatgttatcttatattaaagtatacatatatattcttaacatgttatttaaattctttatatattgtatacaatcaaaataccccccatatttatctaacattgcatttaacccttatattatgacatataaactagatttaataaataaaattaagtttttaggctaaaattggtataaatacattttttccatgaatagtcttttttcgagttaaattcagaaatacgaactttttTCATCCGAACGAACCCCtactaattgattttgaataaaaatgagagtgaaagtgaatTGTATGAAAAGTGTGTATAATAAGAGTGAgcgaggagggtttatatagatgaagtgaggggtaattttggtattttaaaaaaagttataggcatttttgtttaggaatagtgaatttgggtatttttgtttaaaaataatgaatttgagCATTTTTACTTAATGGAAATGTATTTtgaccattttttataatttcccttaactTTATGTCAATATACTTAGGTTTTAGGTAAGAAGTTGTGATTTATGCATTTTGCCACGAAAAATAGTGTATTTAAGCCATACCTATagtgggaaaatgttaatcaCTTACCTAATGACATTACATTTCATTTAATTCTCCTATACTATTTGCTTTTCAAGTGAACTCGTACCTAAGTAAAGAACCAGGTACTTGTCTactgtataaatatttttggaataatttctataaaatttatgtatttttaattttaaataatattattcatgacAATCGTCCAAAAAACTTTATTGGAAATTTTAGATAAGATTCTCCagttgttttaaaaaaaatgttaagagCAAAGATTC
This sequence is a window from Mangifera indica cultivar Alphonso chromosome 5, CATAS_Mindica_2.1, whole genome shotgun sequence. Protein-coding genes within it:
- the LOC123215596 gene encoding probable glucan endo-1,3-beta-glucosidase A6; amino-acid sequence: MGLGHLFFVAFSLLFSISSAEISSKVGICYGQLGNNLPSPSDSVKLIQSLKASRVKIYDANPKILKALKSTDLQASIMVPNNLIVNISSSQTLADKWVKKYVLPYYPDTKIRYLLVGNEILSSPDNLTWSSLVPAMRKIRRSLKTHGARKIKVGTPLAMDVLQSSFPPSNGTFRSDVSDSIMKPMLQFLNRTKSFFFADVYTYFPWISDPKNINLDYALFQATNITYTDPVTHLTYTNLFDQMVDALIFAMKRLGYPDIRIWIAETGWPNGGDYDQIGANIYNAATYNRNIVKKLTATPPIGTPARPGWVIPSFIFSLYNENQKPGPGTERHFGVFYPNKTEVYEIDLSGETPTEVYKPLPKPTNNEPYKGKIWCVAAEKANTKKLESALSYACSQGNKTCDLIQPGKACFKPDSLKWHASYAFSSYWAQFRPLGGTCYFDGLATQTIKDPSHGSCKFPSVSL
- the LOC123215427 gene encoding peptidyl-prolyl cis-trans isomerase FKBP15-1-like; protein product: MSFNSVMKTAATILFLLVVSTLVSAKKSGDVTELQIGVKHKPKSCDIQAHKGDRVKVHYRGKLTDGTVFDSSFERGDPIEFELGSGQVIKGWDQGLLGMCVGEKRKLKIPSKMGYGDHGSPPKIPGGATLIFDTELVAVNGKPSSEDGEL